A genomic window from Silene latifolia isolate original U9 population chromosome Y, ASM4854445v1, whole genome shotgun sequence includes:
- the LOC141631502 gene encoding uncharacterized protein LOC141631502 produces MTTPSSSAPPLTTFSWLRSFMDRCKLEKNGSNFADWDRQLHLAAEGDDKLRLLTKRSPLTPNASSSNAVREAYEAYQKESAAIKNVLIFSMEADLQRSAINMSTAYEIYTKLVIMFSQAPRIL; encoded by the coding sequence ATGACAACCCCTAGCTCATCCGCACCACCTCTCACTACCTTTTCATGGCTTCggtcctttatggatcgatgcaaACTCGAAAAGAATGGttctaatttcgccgattgggatagGCAACTTCACTTAGCTGCGGAAGGTGATGACAAACTTCGTTTACTTACCAAACGTTCTCCCCTTACTCCTAATGCTAGCTCATCAAATGCCGTGAGGGAGGCCTATGAGGCCTACCAAAAGGAATCGGCCGCGATCAAGAATGtattgatcttctctatggaagcCGATCTTCAAAGGAGTGCCATAAACAtgagcaccgcctatgagatctatactaAGCTTGTGATCATGTTTTCACAAGCACCTAGAATATTATAA
- the LOC141631503 gene encoding uncharacterized protein LOC141631503: MIEHVETLKLQGVEIPEQLVIDRVLHSLSRIKGYVQFRVNYNMQNMRTDLHELHKMLVQAERDMGLNVSTSKDVLNINTKSKEKFKKGANKGKKPIPYMGKGKAIENSSPKANKGATSEDKCHYCNGTSHWKRICPKYLGDIEAGRVSPIGLEKNEKA, encoded by the exons atgattgagcatgttgagactctCAAGTTGCAAGGGGTAGAAATCCCCGAACAACTAGTTATTGATCGAGTACTCCATTCTTTGAGCCGTATCAAAGGCTATGTTCAGTTTAGAGTAAACTATAACATGCAAAACATGAGGACCGATCTTCATGAGTtacacaaaatgcttgtgcaagccgagagagataTGGGTCTCAATGTGAGTACtagcaaggatgtgctcaacatcaaCACTAAGAGTAAGGAAAAGTTCAAAAAAGGTGCCAACAAAGGCAAGAAGCCAATTCCCTACATGGGCAAAGGGAAAGCTATTGAGAATAGCTCACCCAAGGCCAATAAGGGAGCCACTTCCGaggataagtgccattattgtaatggtacaAGCCATTGGAAGCGCATTTGCCCCAAATACTTGGGAGACATCGAAGCTGGACGTGTTAGTCCAATAG GGCTTGAGAAGAATGAAAAAGCTTAG